From one Synechocystis sp. PCC 6803 substr. PCC-P genomic stretch:
- a CDS encoding sodium/glutamate symporter: MLSLINVLFAFITIAILILAGRFLKQKIKLFQKLYLPESIIAGAIALLLGPGVFGAIAVALGVPADGYLAGGVFSETTRAVWAQSPGVFINIVFAALFLGETIPKPKEIWRKTAPQVAFGQTLAWGQYVLPILVTLLILIPLFDVDPIIATLVEISFEGGHGTAAGMAETFNRLNFPDGGDLALGLATVGIVTGVIAGTILADWGRKNNYIQEIPTEVPSGDAQFQPTAHLESDRVLTRRARLMQNLLVDPLSLNFGFTALAVLIGWIILELLRLLEFFTWGKTGFELAGAIPLFPMALIGGIIVQLIMKKLDLDTLIIRNLQERIAGVALDLVVVTALASIKLQVLGANLPVFLSLSLVGIVWNIVAFVYLAPKILPSYWFERGIGDMGQSMGVTATGILLIKMVDPHNRTGAFESFAYKQLFFEPIVGGGLFTAAAPTLIRQFGLVPMLISTSGLLAFWLIFGFWNYKVIKREMIAEANSPNPIT, translated from the coding sequence ATGCTCAGTTTAATTAATGTTTTATTTGCCTTTATAACCATAGCGATTTTAATCCTAGCGGGTAGGTTTCTTAAGCAAAAAATTAAACTATTTCAAAAACTATATTTACCAGAATCGATTATCGCCGGGGCGATCGCCCTGTTGTTGGGGCCTGGAGTTTTCGGTGCTATTGCCGTGGCTTTGGGGGTGCCTGCCGACGGCTATTTAGCGGGGGGCGTATTTTCAGAAACCACCCGTGCGGTCTGGGCCCAATCCCCCGGAGTATTTATAAATATAGTTTTTGCCGCTCTCTTCCTAGGGGAAACCATTCCCAAACCAAAGGAAATTTGGCGAAAAACTGCTCCCCAGGTAGCCTTTGGCCAGACGTTGGCTTGGGGCCAATATGTTCTGCCCATACTGGTAACTTTATTGATTTTAATTCCCCTATTTGATGTCGATCCCATCATTGCAACTTTAGTGGAAATTAGTTTTGAAGGAGGCCACGGAACAGCCGCGGGGATGGCAGAAACTTTTAACAGGTTAAACTTTCCCGATGGGGGAGATTTAGCCCTGGGATTAGCCACGGTGGGCATTGTTACAGGGGTAATTGCCGGAACGATTTTGGCCGACTGGGGCAGAAAAAATAATTACATTCAAGAAATACCAACGGAAGTACCATCAGGAGACGCCCAATTTCAACCTACGGCCCATCTAGAGAGCGATCGGGTTTTAACCAGAAGGGCCCGGTTAATGCAGAATCTTTTAGTTGATCCCCTGTCTTTAAACTTTGGTTTTACGGCCCTAGCAGTGTTGATTGGCTGGATAATTTTAGAATTACTTAGGTTATTAGAATTTTTCACCTGGGGAAAAACGGGTTTTGAGTTAGCTGGAGCCATTCCCCTATTCCCCATGGCTTTGATCGGGGGAATTATTGTCCAACTAATCATGAAAAAGTTGGATTTAGATACCTTAATTATTCGCAATTTACAGGAAAGAATTGCTGGGGTTGCACTGGATTTAGTGGTGGTGACTGCTTTGGCTTCCATTAAACTGCAAGTGTTGGGGGCTAACTTGCCCGTTTTTCTTAGTTTGTCTTTGGTGGGAATTGTTTGGAATATTGTCGCTTTTGTCTACCTAGCACCAAAAATTTTACCGAGCTACTGGTTTGAACGGGGCATTGGTGATATGGGCCAATCCATGGGAGTTACTGCCACGGGAATTCTCTTAATTAAAATGGTGGACCCCCATAACCGCACGGGTGCATTTGAGAGTTTTGCCTATAAACAATTATTTTTTGAACCCATTGTTGGCGGGGGATTATTTACAGCAGCGGCCCCTACTTTGATCCGACAATTTGGCCTAGTTCCCATGCTAATTTCCACCTCTGGGCTATTAGCTTTTTGGTTAATCTTTGGTTTCTGGAACTACAAGGTGATTAAACGAGAAATGATCGCCGAAGCGAATTCTCCCAACCCAATTACTTGA
- the aroH gene encoding chorismate mutase — translation MVDWKVRAIRGATTVSENSSEAIRDAVCELLDVIEANNACPPEDIVSVTFSVTPDLDAIFPAAIARQRPRWENVPLLDVQQMCVKGSLERCIRVLIHVNSQSPQSEMYHAYLRQARSLRPDWHLARF, via the coding sequence GTGGTGGACTGGAAAGTTCGGGCAATTCGGGGTGCAACGACGGTTTCGGAAAATAGCTCTGAGGCAATCCGAGATGCGGTCTGTGAGCTACTGGATGTCATTGAAGCGAATAATGCCTGTCCCCCTGAAGACATTGTCAGCGTAACCTTCTCCGTTACCCCCGATCTCGATGCCATTTTTCCGGCGGCGATCGCCAGGCAGAGGCCCCGTTGGGAAAATGTACCCCTGCTAGATGTCCAACAAATGTGTGTAAAAGGTAGTTTGGAACGGTGTATCCGGGTGTTGATCCATGTCAACAGCCAAAGTCCCCAGTCTGAGATGTACCACGCTTATTTACGGCAAGCTCGCAGTTTACGCCCCGACTGGCATCTAGCCAGATTTTAA
- a CDS encoding tetratricopeptide repeat protein — translation MPRLSLCMIVQNEAAFLGDCLASVASLVDEIVIADTGSTDNTVEIATQAGAKVITVPWQDDFALARNQALAATTGDWVLVLDADERLNILVKDGIEKAIAMDNALVVNLMRHELGSNQSPYSLVSRLFRRHPAVQFNRAYHETIDDSVLALLTQEPDWQVIDLPGVAILHQGYDPTLLRQRGKTQRAKHLLEKARVDNPQDPYLCSKLGALYFSLGDEKEGVKLLKQGLKSNTASIPVRFELHYHLANAYRRQQKWELARKHYQKALDEEILLPLKLGALINYGAFLQDLGELGEAIKLYQAVIHIDPSQAIAFFNLAMIYKAQGNLLEAIKGYQEAITLQPDYAEAYQNLAVTSFKAGLIQESVDAFQQAIALYEQRQSPEADRLRKNLGEMGLI, via the coding sequence ATGCCTCGCCTCAGCCTTTGCATGATTGTTCAAAACGAAGCCGCTTTCCTAGGAGATTGCCTGGCCAGTGTGGCGAGTTTAGTGGACGAAATAGTCATAGCAGATACAGGGTCCACCGATAACACAGTGGAAATTGCCACCCAGGCGGGAGCTAAGGTGATCACTGTGCCTTGGCAGGATGATTTTGCCCTGGCTCGCAATCAGGCCCTAGCGGCCACCACTGGAGATTGGGTTTTAGTCCTCGACGCGGACGAAAGGTTGAATATTTTGGTAAAAGATGGCATCGAAAAGGCGATCGCCATGGACAATGCCTTAGTGGTGAACCTAATGCGCCACGAACTGGGCAGTAATCAATCTCCCTATTCCTTGGTATCCCGACTGTTTCGTCGTCATCCGGCAGTGCAATTTAACCGTGCTTACCACGAAACCATTGACGACAGTGTGTTGGCCTTATTAACCCAGGAACCGGATTGGCAAGTGATTGACCTACCGGGGGTGGCCATTTTGCACCAGGGCTATGACCCTACTTTACTCAGGCAACGGGGCAAAACCCAACGGGCCAAGCATTTACTCGAAAAAGCCAGGGTGGATAATCCCCAGGATCCTTACCTCTGCAGTAAGTTGGGAGCCTTATATTTTAGTTTGGGGGATGAAAAAGAAGGGGTAAAACTACTCAAGCAGGGTCTAAAAAGCAATACAGCTTCCATCCCTGTGCGATTTGAATTGCATTACCATTTGGCCAACGCCTACCGTCGCCAACAAAAATGGGAACTGGCTCGGAAGCATTATCAAAAAGCCCTGGATGAAGAAATTTTATTGCCGCTAAAATTAGGTGCTTTGATTAATTACGGTGCTTTTTTACAAGACTTGGGGGAATTGGGCGAAGCAATTAAGCTTTATCAAGCAGTAATTCACATTGATCCATCCCAGGCGATCGCCTTTTTTAATCTAGCTATGATTTACAAAGCCCAAGGGAATTTGCTAGAAGCTATTAAAGGTTATCAAGAGGCTATTACCCTGCAACCGGATTATGCTGAAGCCTATCAAAACTTAGCTGTTACTAGCTTTAAAGCTGGGCTAATTCAGGAAAGTGTCGATGCTTTCCAACAGGCGATCGCCCTTTACGAACAACGGCAATCTCCGGAGGCAGATCGACTAAGAAAAAACCTAGGAGAAATGGGTTTGATCTAA
- the trxA gene encoding thioredoxin, with protein sequence MSATPQVSDASFKEDVLDSELPVLVDFWAPWCGPCRMVAPVVDEISQQYEGKVKVVKLNTDENPNTASQYGIRSIPTLMIFKGGQRVDMVVGAVPKTTLASTLEKYL encoded by the coding sequence ATGAGTGCTACCCCTCAAGTTTCCGACGCAAGTTTTAAAGAGGATGTATTAGACAGCGAGTTACCCGTGCTCGTAGACTTTTGGGCTCCCTGGTGTGGCCCTTGTCGCATGGTAGCCCCCGTCGTTGATGAAATCTCACAACAGTACGAAGGTAAGGTCAAAGTCGTTAAGTTAAACACCGACGAGAACCCCAATACCGCTAGTCAGTATGGCATCCGCAGTATTCCCACCCTAATGATTTTCAAGGGGGGCCAGAGAGTGGATATGGTGGTGGGAGCCGTGCCCAAAACCACCCTGGCCAGCACCCTAGAAAAATATCTTTAA
- a CDS encoding IS701 family transposase produces MRSFEYLHLGLIANIKRKTFAEIAKVVGLENGQGFDYFFGNSPWSLEEVRERRINKILSFAKGEAITMIIDETGDRKKGRKTDYVARQYIGNLGKIENGIVEVMCYGIIKGMTVPLISKVYKPETRLKEGDKYKNKPEIAGEIIKEIKELGFNIKVVLADSEYGESSENFVRVLEKENLEYVLAIRSNHGVWLGKEERVRANKWGKFEREFASGKSEIRYVREIIYGKRGEKRYWQVTDNKEKMPSNSTYCIMTKVSEIKYKEVGNLYGARNWIEYGLKQIKNELGWADFRIMDYSRIEKWREIVMSVYLMVSLQIENLPPHDNSLNKSKKWMEKHT; encoded by the coding sequence ATGAGAAGCTTTGAATACTTGCATCTAGGATTAATTGCGAATATAAAGAGAAAAACCTTCGCAGAAATAGCTAAGGTAGTAGGACTAGAAAATGGACAAGGATTTGACTATTTCTTCGGTAACAGCCCTTGGTCGTTAGAGGAGGTAAGGGAAAGAAGAATTAATAAAATTCTGAGTTTTGCGAAAGGAGAAGCAATAACAATGATCATAGACGAAACAGGGGATAGGAAAAAAGGAAGAAAGACAGATTATGTTGCGCGTCAGTATATTGGCAATCTAGGAAAAATAGAAAATGGAATAGTAGAGGTGATGTGTTATGGAATTATAAAGGGAATGACAGTACCATTAATCAGCAAAGTATATAAACCAGAGACAAGACTAAAAGAGGGGGATAAATACAAAAATAAGCCAGAAATAGCAGGGGAAATTATCAAAGAAATAAAAGAGCTTGGTTTCAATATAAAGGTAGTATTAGCAGATAGTGAATATGGAGAGAGCAGCGAAAACTTTGTAAGAGTATTAGAAAAAGAAAATCTAGAATATGTACTAGCTATAAGGAGTAATCATGGAGTCTGGCTTGGGAAAGAGGAAAGAGTAAGAGCGAACAAATGGGGAAAATTTGAGAGAGAATTTGCAAGTGGAAAGTCGGAAATAAGATACGTGAGAGAAATTATTTATGGAAAGAGAGGGGAAAAAAGATATTGGCAAGTAACGGATAACAAGGAGAAAATGCCGTCAAATTCAACGTATTGTATTATGACAAAAGTATCAGAAATAAAATATAAAGAAGTGGGTAACTTATATGGAGCAAGGAACTGGATAGAGTATGGATTAAAGCAAATAAAGAATGAACTGGGGTGGGCAGATTTTAGAATAATGGACTATTCCAGAATAGAAAAATGGCGGGAAATAGTGATGAGCGTATATTTAATGGTAAGTCTTCAGATAGAAAATTTGCCTCCGCATGATAACTCCTTAAACAAATCAAAAAAATGGATGGAAAAACATACTTAA
- the wecB gene encoding non-hydrolyzing UDP-N-acetylglucosamine 2-epimerase: MPVSPLSVCITLGTRPEAIKLAPVIRAFLAQPDMHTQVLLTGQHREMVQQVMDLFALSADADLEIMQPGQTLTDITQGCLEGLGQLWQEKPPQLVIVQGDTTTAFAAALAAFYQQIPIGHVEAGLRTDNLFNPYPEEANRRLISQIAQLHFAPTTLAVENLRRSDVTGEIHLTGNTVIDALLTVAEQKPACPIPGLDWQKHRVLLATVHRRENWGEPLQDILTSFSQILEQFPDTALLLPMHRNPTVREPIQKALGNHPRVFLTEPLDYAQLVGAIQHCYLLLTDSGGLQEEAPSLGKPVLVLRETTERPEAIAAGTAKLVGTDPAAVTKAAGELLSQPQAYEQMANAINPFGDGTASQKIIEIVRNYFQH; this comes from the coding sequence ATGCCTGTATCTCCCCTATCGGTTTGTATTACCCTGGGCACCCGCCCCGAGGCGATTAAATTAGCCCCAGTGATCCGTGCTTTCCTGGCCCAGCCTGATATGCACACCCAAGTGTTGTTAACGGGACAGCATCGGGAAATGGTGCAACAGGTGATGGATTTATTTGCATTGTCGGCGGACGCAGATCTGGAAATTATGCAACCGGGGCAAACCCTCACGGACATTACCCAGGGCTGTTTAGAAGGACTAGGACAACTATGGCAAGAAAAACCGCCCCAATTGGTCATTGTCCAGGGGGACACCACCACTGCATTTGCTGCGGCCCTGGCAGCTTTTTACCAACAAATCCCCATTGGCCATGTGGAAGCAGGTTTACGCACCGATAATTTGTTTAACCCCTATCCAGAGGAAGCCAATCGCCGTCTAATTTCCCAAATAGCCCAGTTGCACTTTGCCCCCACTACCTTGGCGGTGGAGAATTTACGGCGGTCCGATGTCACCGGGGAAATCCATTTAACGGGCAATACGGTCATTGATGCCCTGTTAACGGTGGCGGAACAAAAACCAGCCTGTCCCATTCCAGGTTTGGACTGGCAGAAGCATCGAGTTTTACTGGCTACAGTGCATCGCCGGGAAAATTGGGGGGAGCCCTTGCAGGATATTTTGACCAGTTTTAGCCAAATTCTAGAGCAGTTTCCCGACACGGCCCTATTGCTGCCCATGCACCGTAATCCCACTGTGCGGGAACCGATTCAAAAGGCGTTGGGTAATCATCCCCGGGTTTTTCTGACAGAACCCTTGGATTACGCCCAATTGGTGGGGGCAATTCAGCATTGTTATTTACTGTTGACGGATTCCGGGGGTCTGCAGGAAGAAGCTCCTAGTTTGGGAAAACCTGTGTTAGTGTTGCGGGAAACAACGGAACGCCCAGAGGCGATCGCCGCTGGAACTGCCAAATTAGTGGGAACGGATCCAGCTGCGGTTACGAAGGCTGCCGGGGAATTACTAAGTCAACCTCAGGCTTATGAGCAAATGGCCAACGCCATCAATCCTTTTGGGGATGGTACCGCTAGCCAAAAAATTATCGAAATTGTCCGTAACTATTTCCAGCATTAA
- a CDS encoding asparaginase, whose protein sequence is MPRIEDRLINRTPRNFTIIGNSPNSMSRGKRPHTTPIEVHLLREGIIESQHWAEATVYDDRGRVLMLAGDSTSNAFIRSSLKPFQALAVTSTGTMERYGLTDKDLAIMCGSHQGTIEQARQVFNILWRADIEPQALQCPIPAGQESPLYHGCSGKHAGMLAVCQQQDWPLHSYLQQNSPIQKLILSKVADLLGMPGAELIAAHDDCGAPTYTMELGQIAHLYALLASGQQLGLERVARAMTYYPYFVAGEGCFDTELMQQMEGELVSKSGAEGVQCVGRVGEGLGLAIKVKDGSKRAKYAVAIHLLQQMGWIPPQVAETLSEKFVRLGKYKRLEVIGELAML, encoded by the coding sequence ATGCCTAGAATTGAGGATAGGTTAATCAATAGAACCCCGCGAAACTTTACCATCATCGGAAATTCCCCCAACAGCATGAGCAGAGGAAAACGTCCCCACACTACCCCCATCGAAGTGCATTTGCTGAGGGAAGGCATCATCGAATCCCAGCACTGGGCTGAAGCCACAGTCTACGACGACAGGGGAAGGGTTTTAATGCTGGCCGGCGATAGCACCAGCAATGCCTTTATTCGCTCTTCCCTCAAACCGTTTCAAGCCCTAGCCGTCACCAGCACCGGTACCATGGAACGCTATGGTCTTACCGACAAAGACCTGGCCATTATGTGTGGTTCCCACCAAGGCACCATTGAACAAGCTCGGCAGGTATTCAACATTCTTTGGCGGGCCGACATTGAGCCTCAAGCTCTGCAATGTCCCATACCAGCGGGACAGGAAAGCCCTCTATACCATGGTTGCTCCGGTAAACATGCGGGGATGCTGGCCGTTTGCCAACAACAGGACTGGCCGCTCCACAGTTATTTGCAACAAAATAGTCCCATCCAAAAACTAATTCTGTCCAAAGTAGCGGATCTGTTGGGCATGCCCGGAGCCGAATTGATCGCTGCCCATGACGACTGCGGTGCCCCCACCTACACCATGGAGTTGGGACAAATAGCTCATTTGTATGCGCTGCTGGCTTCGGGGCAACAGTTGGGTCTGGAACGAGTGGCTCGGGCCATGACTTACTACCCCTATTTTGTCGCTGGGGAAGGCTGTTTTGATACGGAACTTATGCAACAGATGGAAGGAGAGCTGGTGAGTAAATCCGGCGCTGAAGGGGTGCAATGTGTGGGGCGAGTGGGAGAAGGCTTAGGCTTAGCCATCAAAGTAAAAGACGGTTCCAAACGGGCTAAGTATGCTGTAGCCATTCACCTGCTGCAACAAATGGGCTGGATTCCTCCCCAGGTGGCGGAAACTCTGTCGGAAAAATTCGTCCGGCTGGGTAAATATAAACGCCTGGAAGTGATTGGCGAATTAGCCATGCTGTGA
- a CDS encoding CGLD27 family protein: MKPMRESSPQICPVPIDQQPVNEYEALKSAWLYSWGQVDLLSYGKNLTRLALLISFIVSPIASASFSVEKQPVQCGFLIVLGICLLLSLFVLRLMLGWRYVGDRLGAETVTYEESGWYDGQVWRKPLEVQTRDQLILRYQVNPVLQRWQNTLKLLGATMAIDILIWTIFRFLH, translated from the coding sequence ATGAAGCCGATGCGGGAATCTTCCCCCCAAATCTGTCCTGTGCCTATCGACCAACAGCCGGTCAACGAATATGAAGCGCTCAAATCCGCTTGGCTCTATTCCTGGGGTCAAGTAGATCTGCTTAGCTACGGCAAAAACCTCACCCGTCTGGCCCTGCTGATCAGTTTTATTGTCAGTCCGATCGCCTCTGCCAGTTTTTCGGTGGAAAAGCAACCGGTTCAATGCGGTTTTCTGATTGTGCTGGGTATTTGCCTTTTATTGTCTCTGTTTGTGTTGCGCTTGATGTTGGGCTGGCGTTACGTTGGCGATCGCCTAGGGGCGGAAACCGTCACCTACGAAGAATCCGGTTGGTACGATGGCCAGGTGTGGCGCAAACCATTGGAAGTGCAAACCAGGGACCAACTTATTTTGCGCTATCAAGTTAACCCCGTACTACAACGTTGGCAAAATACTCTGAAACTCCTGGGGGCCACCATGGCGATCGACATTCTTATTTGGACCATTTTTCGATTTCTCCATTGA